The following are encoded in a window of Trichormus variabilis 0441 genomic DNA:
- a CDS encoding RNA-guided endonuclease InsQ/TnpB family protein encodes MRLVERHIVKTNHQFYKEIDDLAWRSKNLYNYVNYLVRQSFIFDGKYLNNAAIFHLVKHHESYTALPRKVSNQVLMVLHRNWKSFFETHKAYKQNPSKFKGCPKLPKYKNKEKGRNIVIYELGAISKPLLKQGVIKLSQTEIQFLTKASNIQQVRLIPQCGQYVVEVVYLQDATPQQLNPDWVAGIDIGLDNLAALTSNKPGFKPVLVNGRPLKAINQQYNKAKARLQSQLKGNAKTSRRIQALTCKRNNRIDNYLHNASRWIINHLASAGIGTLVIGKNDQWKQEINLGTTTNQNFVSIPHARFIEQLKYKAELVAMTVLINEESYTSASSFLDLDPIPVYQEGVKHSFSGKRIKRAWYQCANGRFIHADINASLNITRKVVPAAFSLGIAGIAVCPSRITPGKVAI; translated from the coding sequence ATGAGATTAGTAGAGCGTCATATTGTCAAAACAAATCATCAATTTTACAAAGAAATAGATGATTTAGCATGGCGTTCTAAGAATCTGTATAACTACGTCAACTATTTAGTTCGGCAATCATTCATTTTTGACGGTAAGTATCTCAATAATGCAGCCATATTCCATCTAGTAAAACACCATGAATCATACACGGCTTTGCCAAGAAAGGTAAGCAATCAAGTATTGATGGTGTTGCACCGGAATTGGAAATCATTTTTTGAGACACACAAAGCTTACAAGCAAAACCCGTCAAAGTTCAAAGGTTGTCCGAAATTGCCCAAGTACAAAAATAAAGAAAAGGGGCGAAATATCGTAATTTACGAACTTGGTGCAATTTCAAAACCGTTACTAAAACAAGGAGTAATCAAATTATCTCAAACTGAAATCCAATTTCTTACAAAAGCCAGCAACATTCAGCAAGTGCGCCTAATTCCCCAGTGCGGACAGTATGTAGTTGAAGTGGTGTATTTGCAAGACGCAACGCCACAACAATTAAATCCTGATTGGGTAGCTGGTATTGATATCGGATTAGATAATTTAGCGGCGTTAACTTCAAACAAGCCCGGATTCAAACCAGTTCTTGTTAACGGACGACCACTAAAAGCTATCAACCAACAATACAACAAAGCTAAAGCTCGTCTGCAATCTCAACTCAAGGGTAACGCTAAAACATCACGCCGGATTCAAGCATTAACTTGCAAGCGTAACAACCGGATTGATAATTATCTGCACAATGCCAGCCGATGGATTATTAATCACTTAGCTAGTGCGGGTATTGGTACATTGGTGATTGGTAAAAATGACCAATGGAAACAAGAAATTAATCTGGGTACAACAACTAATCAGAACTTCGTGAGTATTCCTCATGCGCGGTTTATTGAGCAGTTAAAATACAAAGCTGAATTAGTTGCTATGACCGTTTTGATTAACGAAGAAAGCTATACATCGGCTTCATCATTCTTGGACTTAGATCCAATCCCAGTTTATCAAGAAGGCGTGAAACATAGTTTTAGTGGCAAGAGAATCAAAAGGGCTTGGTACCAATGTGCTAATGGAAGATTTATCCATGCAGATATTAACGCTAGTCTGAATATAACAAGAAAGGTAGTCCCTGCGGCTTTTAGCTTAGGGATAGCGGGTATTGCAGTTTGCCCTTCTCGGATTACTCCGGGTAAAGTAGCGATTTAG
- a CDS encoding transposase, which yields MNDADNGKDELMQDLVSVITSFVQRIYGLRRAKRKMEKIIAELHRNGAEE from the coding sequence GTGAATGATGCTGACAACGGAAAAGATGAGCTAATGCAGGATTTAGTTTCTGTAATTACCTCATTTGTGCAACGCATTTATGGATTGCGAAGAGCAAAGCGTAAAATGGAGAAAATCATAGCAGAACTGCATCGCAATGGAGCAGAAGAATGA